TACGTTTACGTGCACATTCGAGCCCTTGGGAATGTCATGGCCGCCGATCTTCACATCTACATTGGTCCGATGGGGCAGCATCAGCGGCGTCGGCGGGTGTAGCCGGAGGGCCTCTTTGGCGACGCAATGAAGATATGGTAGGTTTGGGATGTCGGATTCCGTCATGACACGGGAGGGTCCGATCACGCTGTCCAATTCTTCCTGGGCCTTTCGTTGGGCTCTCGGGTTCCTAATGAGCTCGGCCATGGCCCACTCGACCGATATTGCCGTGGTGTCCATGCCGCCAGTGATCATGTCCTGCTCCAATGAGATCATTTACTTATCAAATTGCACGGGTTCGAGCTCGACAAATGGTAAATGTAAGGTTTTGAACGTACCCAAAGGAGGCCAATAATGGTGTCCTCGCTCAGGTCATAACTTCCTTGGAAAGTAAGCAACGCATCCACGAAGTGCTGCTTGGCTCCACCGGGCTTTTGCCGCGCGAGCGCATGCTCCTCCATGATGGCCCGGGTGAGGTGGTCGCGCCGCGCACAGTGCCTGGCGAACGCCTCCTCCTCCAGCGGGAAGAGCCAGCGGAGCCATGGGACGTGTTCGGCCATCGCGAGGGATGCCCCGAGCTTCAAACCATTGGCCACGATCGCCTTGAACTCTCGTCCCTGCTCGTCCATCACCCCCTCATCATTCACGAACCTCTTCCCAAACACGATCCTTGTGATGTTGTTGAATGCCACAGCCCCCAAGTACTTCTTCACCATCAAGCCCTTCCCTTTATGTTCTGCATTTAGTGTTAATTACAAAAGATTATGTTCCTACTTAGCATTCGATTTGTCGATCATTCAGCTCATAAACGAGATTTCGACCCAAAATACTAGAATTATAGAAATAGTATCATATATATACCAAGACTAGTGCAGTCTCTGTAAAGAGACTCGACCATGGCAGTGACCTCGTCTTCCCTAATGGGCCGAAGGGCCTCGAGCCGCCTCGGCGAGAACAGCTCGAGCGTGCAAAACCTTCGGACCTTAACGTAATGAGGCCCGTAATCGGCCCAGATAAGGTCCTTCCCATCTCTGCTGAACTTCGCAGCCGATCTGCTCCTGTGCCTATTCGCTAATTGCTGATCGTTGTCCTTGAGCACTTCCTTCGCCAGCTCCGCGCTCGAGACGATGACGTTCAGTGTCGACCCGAACCAAACCGAGATGATGGGCCCATAAGCTCGCGACCACTCGGAGAAGCAACGGAAGCGCACCGGCTTAACGCCGTAGAGGTTTCCGACGACGGGCCATGGTCGTGGGCCTGGCGGGAGGTTTAGCGTGAGGCGTTTGTATAATTTGTAAGAGAGGTATAATAAAGTGAAGGCGAATAAGGATATAAGAACAGccatgcagagagagagagagagagagagagagagagagagagagagaaaggtgtTTGTGGATTTGGGACAATTGAACGTACTGAAAATGTGACTATATATAGGTGGGAAATTGAAAGTAAGGGGAAGTTTTCTTTATTTGTAAAATGGCGAGAGGGTATAGTTCTACCAAGGTTGGTGAAGGACATTATTATAAGACTGCAAAAGAATTTCGTTCTCCGATGACCTTAGAATGTGATAGTTGTCATGTTAGGTCGAGCACGCAAGATactaaggaaaaagaaattactcaAGAGACAGAAAAAGACACAAAACaaggaaagaattaaatttttatgttcCGGTTATTTGAATAGTATACAAACTTGTTCCGGCGAAACGACATCCCGTTTAATAAGGGTAAAAAAACGAGCAATTCGTAACATAATTTTTTGACTTAtgtattcctttttttcctcttttttaggaaaatgatttctgcgTATTTAGATGGCGATTTTTCAAATATAGGGAATGacattgaaaacaaatttggtGTTCAAACTCTATCTCCACCATCCAACAACCCTGGGTTTGACCTTTGACAAACTTGGCTTAGAAAACGGGTCATGACACCCACCGTTTTCATGGCCTTTCCCACGGGTTTGACACCCACGGTTTGCCCCGGTTTGATTCCTTCATTCGGATTAGTTGAAGTCTCGTAATTAATAATCACGATTGCTCCAACCCAAGTCAAATAATGATTAGGACACTTTGCCTTTCTAATGAATCGGGACTATGTCCTTGACTGGGCCCGTTGAGACTTTGTCGGACATACTCCGGCCCGTCACTTCGGCCTGTATAAATTGGGCCCAATCAATTTCGGCCCATTTACAGTGCGAAATGGGACCCCGCGAATCTTCCTTTTGTCCGTCTCATGAAGAAAACGCGGTTTTTTCTCATTTAGTTCCTGAAGAAGCCGAGTCATCAGAAAGCACTTGACGGTTCAAACAACTCGGTTTAGTGATATTTGGATCCACTCATTCGATAATGGAAAACTTGGCAATCCTTGCTTAAGGTAATGTTAGGAGCTATGTCGGCATTCCTATTGTTCGAGTCTTACTCAACGAATGTGGAGAGATGGGGAAAATTgtacaaaaaatcataaatttattgtacaaaagtcaatttggttataaatctttcaattgtgccaaattAGTCTTAATaagatgatttgccaatttagtccttagccttttgatgattttccaaTGTAATCCTTTTAGccaaatatccaaataatatGTTGAGAACTTAATTGGCAATTTACAAGTATGCGTTCGAATTAGTTGGGCCAAGACTTGGATACAAACTTCATTTTCCATGGAGAGAGATTTCGGTGGAATTAGGGTTTTATGAAGCTGCGCATCTAGACATACTTCCAGATACATAGTTCTCTTAGATCTGGCTTTGACCGTTCTCCGCCAATTGAGGAAGCATGAACTTGGACATCATAGGAGCTTCTGAAATGGGGAAGAATACTAGGAAATTCTTTACTTTCTATCTTCAAAGTACCTTTAATTTCATTCCCCACTTCTCTATTCCCCTTATATTAACAATGGCAGATCCAATCCCACAGACACGATATGATATAAATTTCTCTTCTGCCTAACCAAGATTCGAAACACCGCCCACATGTTTGTGCAATTCCAATGTTTTTGCTAGATAAAGCTTGCTTAGATTCGAAGGTAAAGGGCATTGCTATCTAACTCTacaaattcgatttttttatattacatTTTATGTTCTCATTGTGGGTGAGGAGGTGAGTGAATTAACTTTTGTTAGTGCACGGAGCatatagaaaattaaagatatttCTGGAGAATCATTTAGTAAATGCATGCAGCCTCGATTAAAGGCAAAGTATCTCTTGGGAAGgagaatataattttatttgatcatgaCGTTCGCAAGTCATCGTCATGCATGATCAATGAGTACCAAACGCTCTCTAATTAAATTAAGGAGAGAATTTTTCTCAgatttgttttaaaattttatgcttctctttttttttttctttagtgtGCCTGGTCAGAGGCCATTATACGAAAGCACTATCGGATATACACGTTCAAGCTTTcaaatcatttaagtgtcatttaaATAAGAACATATTGCTAATCCAGCACAATTAGATATTAACCTGAGGCAGAATCTTGTTTTAAACATTGCAATTTCACGTTTCGTCACTAAAGTTGGGAATATTTGCAATGTTGGGTGAATCTCCATTATCAGAGAATCCTCTGCTAGACATTTTTATAAGCAGGGGGGATAGATATAGATGCTCTTTTGTGGGATATATGCAACTGTCATGTGACTAGAATAAAGGGCATGGATGTATAGTGGAAGTCATCTTGCCTTATTTAGATGTTGCGCCACATTGCATTTCGCTTATCCTTTAAGTAAAGACCTTCATCTCTCTCTATACACTCGTCGCTAAAAGCTCACACGAGATTGAGTCACGCAACACGCTAATCTCGTGCAACGCTCTTGTGTGAGAGCTTTactcaataatttattttctgtgGTCACTTTAGCTTATCCTCATTTTTGGTGGAGGAGAGATTCTAAACCAAAGAAGCTGTTGATTATGCTAATCAATTGGAACTCTTGTAGAAAGATAGTTGTTCATTAGATTACTGATTCTTTTATACATTCACACAAGGATTGTGTCGAAAAGTTTAGACCTATAGAAGGGAAGTAATGTACACATGAATCAGGCCATGTCAACATATCACAAGCCTTATTATTGACTAGACTTCTATCAAACAAATCATGGGTTATGATTCTGGAATCTTTGCCAACTCCTTACTAGATAAGAgaggggaaaattatccaatcagtcctaaacatattgtagaGATGCCGATTCAGatatgaattttaaaactttgcTGATTTAGTTCCaaaatttttgcacaaaatcaTAATAGTCATTCCGGTTAATTTTTGCTGAAAATCGCTGATGTGGAGGTGTGCTGCGTTGGGCAACCGGCGGTAGTTGGATGGCGACGAGATAAGGAAGCATCTTAGTTATCACATACATGGGAAATCACTGAATGCTCAAGAACATCTATCCTTAGTTTGGTGAGTATATAAATGTCTCCTGGAGATGTGACAAGTGCTGGGGAAAAGAGGCAAAGTGGGGGAAAGTAACGACAATGTGGGGAATCGTTGTTGCAGAGTCTAGCTAGATAACACTCccaatacatatttatataatatgcGGCATGATTGGCGATCAATTTGTATAGTGGTGTCCATGCAGATCTGAACTTGTTTCTTCAAGTGGGCTTAATATGCTGCGATTATGCAGCATACAGTCACACGACAAGTCGCACTCTCCTCCCCATTTCATGAATATATGTGGCgaggatgatggtgatgatgactTACATGAATGAGACAGGCCACCATAGAAATTGGCATTCCTACTTGGCCCAATTGGATTTATTGGAAGAGTCAATTCAGTGAATTCACATCGAACTTTgcttttatgaaataaaaaatttgaggtatGATCGAGAAACATCAATTGATGCGAGATTATCACCATACTTGGTTAGACTAATTTAGCATTGATGAATCATCTCCAATTCGACaacaattatttttgttaaggTTAATATCctcaaaaaatcccaaattggtacacttttgataaatttacttcaaactacttttttgaccacaaaaaattccaaattggtacacatctgataaatttatccaaaattggTGCACTTGTGGTAAATTTACCTTATATcagttttatttaaatttactgtcaaattattgagttggataACACATAACAGTTTGTTAATGTaccgatttgagattttactctcaattttcacaaatatctctttttgtgattttttgtcttattaattcaatttaatggatggtgtatttgttacaaatatactaattttgggttttggcAGCTGACAAAttagattttgataaatttgtcataagtgtatcagtttaggttttttttttttttttgggtagtctttggggtaaatttgtcatttttttttggtaaaggtaataaatatattgagctttggTCAACTGTACAAAAAATCCGGctccaaaaacttacactctaacTGTAACAACAGAAGGAGTGAAAGGGAGCCAAAGAAAACCATCAAGGAACCCACAGTAGACAACAAAGCTAAAGCAacacaaaacaaacaagccAAGAACAACCAAGAACCTCGACACAACAAATAGTGGTCGGGGCAAAGAACGGACGTAA
This Eucalyptus grandis isolate ANBG69807.140 chromosome 7, ASM1654582v1, whole genome shotgun sequence DNA region includes the following protein-coding sequences:
- the LOC104454510 gene encoding cytochrome P450 98A2; translation: MAVLISLFAFTLLYLSYKLYKRLTLNLPPGPRPWPVVGNLYGVKPVRFRCFSEWSRAYGPIISVWFGSTLNVIVSSAELAKEVLKDNDQQLANRHRSRSAAKFSRDGKDLIWADYGPHYVKVRRFCTLELFSPRRLEALRPIREDEVTAMVESLYRDCTSLEHKGKGLMVKKYLGAVAFNNITRIVFGKRFVNDEGVMDEQGREFKAIVANGLKLGASLAMAEHVPWLRWLFPLEEEAFARHCARRDHLTRAIMEEHALARQKPGGAKQHFVDALLTFQGSYDLSEDTIIGLLWDMITGGMDTTAISVEWAMAELIRNPRAQRKAQEELDSVIGPSRVMTESDIPNLPYLHCVAKEALRLHPPTPLMLPHRTNVDVKIGGHDIPKGSNVHVNVWAIARDPTVWERPLEFRPERFMKEDVDMKGHDFRLLPFGAGRRVCPGAQLGISLVMSMLGHLLHHFSWAPTIGVRPEEIDMGENPGLVAFMRTPLEAVPTPRLAAELYKRVPVDI